TAGTTGAAGTGAGGTGTTGCTGCAAGGGAGTGCTTAACAGTTTAGCTGAGGTCATGTTTTGGTTATGCTGCAAAGGAGGGCTCAACAGTCCCACATCCTCGGTAACATGAAAGATGGTAACTTGCAGCACTACTTCTTTCATTCTAAGCAGCTCAAACACACAGACATCACCTTCCCCTAAATTGTTCTCTAATGAAAATTCAAACCACCCCTGGCTTAACTTGGCTCTACCTCCTTTATAAAGGCAGCGAACCGGCCACTGTCTACCATTAgagatctgaagtttaataaaCCCTGAAACTCCATTCAAATGCTTCTCTGCAAAGCATGATGGCAGAtactggaaaaaataaaaagatgagtTTATATAGTATGCAAGATCAACTATTAAGCAAGAATGAAaaggtatatatataatgttgaaTTCAAGGGCTCACCATTATGCATCCCCTATATAAATATGAGGGCCGCAGGACAACTCGACAGAAAGGATTAGATGGTTCAAATGCTTTTGCTTCGTTGATgaccctctctctttcttcagCTGTCACAGTTCTTTTTCTTGCAGAAGCACTTTCATAAAATCTAAAGCGCATTTCTACCTCCTCTTCGTGCCCAGCAGAGGGTTCCTGGCCATCTGCACTTTCACAAATTGTATTGTATTGatcataaaattcaattttagatAATGAGATTATAGAAAGAAAACCAAGTCAAAAGATACTGCTAAGACCTGATTTTCGCTTCTTTCTTGTAGTTTTTTTCATCCTTTCCTCGATGGAAGCACGCAATTTCAATTCTTCAGTAGATCTTTTAAACTCGACTGCATTAAACTGAAGTCCTATGTCTCTGGTCAATCGATTATCTAGTGAATTGGCACTTCTTGAAGAATGGGCATTACCACCTTCTCCCCAGTTTATGCTATTAAGTTTAGATCCATTGAACAGATTCTGCAATGCTGGAGGTGTATTATAACTCTTTCCGGGCATCATTTTATCTACTGATCCAGCAAGAGCTTGATTTTGCAATGAACTGGGTGAAAGGTGGGAGGGTGATGAATCCGAGATTTCAATGGAATCTTCACCTTCCatttcttcaaaaaatttaagACAATTTGTGAAGTGAAGCCCTTCATTACTGCTTCGTGTGACTGATTGATAGTTTATCTCAGAAGTagccaaattaaaaatatggacATTGAAAGATGACTTTCCTTCGTATCTGAATACCAACAAGTATCCAACACCAATGGAATAGCGTTGAACAAACTCTTTccaaccatcaaggaaacaataCTTGTTGTCTGCTTTTTTCAATCCTACATGCCAGACACTACCATCAGGAACAGAGAGGGTAACAATTGGAGAGAGTTCACCCCCATATTTCCTCATAAAATTATCCGGAAGCCTCTGCAATTCATAAGTCAAGTTAGATTCCAAATATTGGTAATTGTTAGTAATACAAGACTGCAGAAGGAGTATTCCACTATATCAATGTTCTAAACACTAAGAACCAAACTTATCTGATGAAGACAATAGGCAGACTGCGCCCACTTCCATCACAATAAAATGCCCAATGCCCAATGCCCACGACCAAGTTAGAAGAATAATGTACAGATGATATTGTAAGTAAACATGGTTTGACATGTGTGTAAAACTCAATTTCAGATCCAAAACTAGACT
The nucleotide sequence above comes from Glycine soja cultivar W05 chromosome 11, ASM419377v2, whole genome shotgun sequence. Encoded proteins:
- the LOC114373434 gene encoding B3 domain-containing transcription factor VRN1-like isoform X3; translation: MRKYGGELSPIVTLSVPDGSVWHVGLKKADNKYCFLDGWKEFVQRYSIGVGYLLVFRYEGKSSFNVHIFNLATSEINYQSVTRSSNEGLHFTNCLKFFEEMEGEDSIEISDSSPSHLSPSSLQNQALAGSVDKMMPGKSYNTPPALQNLFNGSKLNSINWGEGGNAHSSRSANSLDNRLTRDIGLQFNAVEFKRSTEELKLRASIEERMKKTTRKKRKSDGQEPSAGHEEEVEMRFRFYESASARKRTVTAEERERVINEAKAFEPSNPFCRVVLRPSYLYRGCIMYLPSCFAEKHLNGVSGFIKLQISNGRQWPVRCLYKGGRAKLSQGWFEFSLENNLGEGDVCVFELLRMKEVVLQVTIFHVTEDVGLLSPPLQHNQNMTSAKLLSTPLQQHLTSTKMVRN
- the LOC114373434 gene encoding B3 domain-containing transcription factor VRN1-like isoform X1 — encoded protein: MPHPSFHKLLLPSTVQPNQQLRLPDNFMRKYGGELSPIVTLSVPDGSVWHVGLKKADNKYCFLDGWKEFVQRYSIGVGYLLVFRYEGKSSFNVHIFNLATSEINYQSVTRSSNEGLHFTNCLKFFEEMEGEDSIEISDSSPSHLSPSSLQNQALAGSVDKMMPGKSYNTPPALQNLFNGSKLNSINWGEGGNAHSSRSANSLDNRLTRDIGLQFNAVEFKRSTEELKLRASIEERMKKTTRKKRKSDGQEPSAGHEEEVEMRFRFYESASARKRTVTAEERERVINEAKAFEPSNPFCRVVLRPSYLYRGCIMYLPSCFAEKHLNGVSGFIKLQISNGRQWPVRCLYKGGRAKLSQGWFEFSLENNLGEGDVCVFELLRMKEVVLQVTIFHVTEDVGLLSPPLQHNQNMTSAKLLSTPLQQHLTSTKMVRN
- the LOC114373434 gene encoding B3 domain-containing transcription factor VRN1-like isoform X2, with protein sequence MEVPWLSVFFLQLRLPDNFMRKYGGELSPIVTLSVPDGSVWHVGLKKADNKYCFLDGWKEFVQRYSIGVGYLLVFRYEGKSSFNVHIFNLATSEINYQSVTRSSNEGLHFTNCLKFFEEMEGEDSIEISDSSPSHLSPSSLQNQALAGSVDKMMPGKSYNTPPALQNLFNGSKLNSINWGEGGNAHSSRSANSLDNRLTRDIGLQFNAVEFKRSTEELKLRASIEERMKKTTRKKRKSDGQEPSAGHEEEVEMRFRFYESASARKRTVTAEERERVINEAKAFEPSNPFCRVVLRPSYLYRGCIMYLPSCFAEKHLNGVSGFIKLQISNGRQWPVRCLYKGGRAKLSQGWFEFSLENNLGEGDVCVFELLRMKEVVLQVTIFHVTEDVGLLSPPLQHNQNMTSAKLLSTPLQQHLTSTKMVRN